In Microbulbifer salipaludis, a genomic segment contains:
- a CDS encoding TonB-dependent receptor: protein MGSQSDAFSVNPPRANTATNKRSSLVLASACSFAAMSLACGVGSAQAAAGEGSVSTLMEEVQVTARKRADAEKLQEVPVAATAYSGDQLEALQTRDLQSLSFKMPNVQLEDIGTVKNTANFTVRGLGVNSSIPSIDPTVGVFVDGMYMGVNAGVVTDMFDLEGIEVLRGPQGLLFGRNVTGGAVVIKTARPTEEFSSKFKLSTTDNLDTVAAATVNGAISERVNGRLTAYYNNDQGWFENVYTGNDEAGGSDTWFIRPSFSVALSESSELLVRMEHGRMDAAGAVAQNRGELAPNFPLYALFGVDVSDWDNSDGSFQVAQNEEGFQEDEWSQVITEYNQDVAFGDGTITNILAWREYAATGLADIDSLPITAFHAATSIDQSQISNELRYAGRFGATAVTTGLYWFSQDLSYYENRLLPLNGLDITGGGEQEHTAMGVFAQADIDLNESWVLTLGGRYSVEDKDAQVATINPVVVGNTQCNQTGCAFYDFNDSESWSAFTPKVGLQWNLSDDAQLYSYWTKGFRSGGYNMRNTGLLYQPGPTDQEEQTTFEIGGKAEWFDGRLRTNMALFHNTIDDMQREENLADPVFSVVQYIRNTADATIQGAELEAMAVASDNLLFTANIGYVDGAYDSVRGDISGDGLVDATDLGLDIPRLAPWTYGVGVVHDLQLGNLGVLTSRINFNHRDAAPYTDNNRGMLSEADMLDLSFGFVPDSGNYRLALFGKNMLDEVTEGNNTQLPPTLGGAGASFTPLNKGRVMGVELTYDL from the coding sequence ATGGGAAGTCAATCTGACGCGTTTAGCGTAAATCCCCCTCGTGCAAATACGGCGACTAACAAGCGCAGCAGCCTGGTGCTGGCCTCTGCCTGTTCTTTCGCGGCCATGTCATTGGCCTGCGGTGTGGGCAGCGCACAGGCGGCGGCTGGAGAAGGCTCTGTCAGTACTTTGATGGAAGAGGTACAGGTGACCGCACGGAAACGCGCGGATGCCGAAAAACTGCAGGAGGTGCCGGTAGCGGCCACAGCCTACTCCGGCGATCAGCTGGAGGCCTTGCAGACACGCGATCTGCAGAGCCTGTCTTTCAAGATGCCGAACGTCCAGCTGGAAGATATCGGCACCGTAAAAAATACCGCAAACTTTACCGTGCGCGGATTGGGCGTCAACAGCTCGATTCCTTCCATTGATCCCACCGTCGGCGTATTTGTTGACGGTATGTACATGGGGGTGAACGCCGGTGTGGTCACCGACATGTTCGACCTCGAGGGCATTGAAGTTCTGCGCGGCCCGCAGGGGCTCCTGTTCGGACGCAATGTGACCGGTGGTGCCGTGGTGATCAAGACCGCGCGCCCCACGGAAGAGTTCTCCAGCAAATTTAAGCTGTCCACGACAGACAACCTCGATACGGTTGCTGCGGCAACGGTAAACGGCGCTATTTCCGAGCGCGTCAACGGCCGCCTCACCGCCTACTACAACAATGACCAGGGCTGGTTTGAAAATGTTTACACCGGCAACGATGAGGCCGGTGGTTCCGATACCTGGTTTATTCGCCCGAGCTTCAGTGTTGCGTTGAGCGAGTCGTCCGAGCTGCTGGTGCGTATGGAGCACGGCCGTATGGATGCCGCAGGAGCGGTGGCACAGAACCGCGGAGAGCTCGCGCCGAACTTCCCTTTATATGCGCTGTTTGGTGTGGATGTGTCTGACTGGGATAACAGCGACGGCTCTTTCCAGGTGGCACAGAACGAAGAGGGCTTCCAGGAAGACGAGTGGTCGCAGGTCATTACCGAGTACAACCAGGATGTCGCCTTCGGTGATGGCACCATCACCAATATCCTGGCCTGGCGCGAGTACGCTGCGACAGGTCTGGCCGATATCGACTCTTTGCCGATCACCGCCTTCCACGCGGCCACCAGCATTGACCAGAGCCAGATCAGTAACGAGCTGCGCTACGCCGGACGCTTTGGTGCCACCGCCGTGACCACCGGACTCTACTGGTTCAGCCAGGATCTGTCCTATTACGAAAACCGCCTGTTGCCACTGAATGGTCTGGATATCACCGGTGGTGGTGAGCAGGAGCACACCGCAATGGGTGTATTCGCGCAGGCGGATATCGACCTGAACGAGTCCTGGGTGCTGACCCTGGGTGGCCGCTACTCGGTGGAAGACAAGGATGCGCAGGTAGCAACCATCAACCCGGTGGTGGTCGGCAATACCCAGTGTAACCAGACTGGTTGCGCTTTCTATGACTTCAATGACAGTGAATCCTGGAGTGCCTTCACCCCGAAAGTGGGCCTGCAGTGGAACCTGAGCGATGATGCGCAGCTGTACAGCTACTGGACCAAGGGCTTCCGCAGCGGTGGTTACAACATGCGTAATACCGGTCTGCTGTACCAGCCGGGCCCAACCGATCAGGAAGAGCAGACGACCTTTGAAATCGGCGGTAAGGCAGAGTGGTTCGATGGCCGTTTACGCACCAATATGGCCCTGTTCCATAACACCATCGACGATATGCAGCGCGAAGAAAACCTGGCAGACCCGGTCTTCTCGGTAGTGCAGTACATTCGCAACACCGCAGACGCCACCATTCAGGGTGCGGAGCTTGAGGCGATGGCCGTCGCCAGCGATAACCTGCTGTTTACTGCGAATATCGGTTACGTGGATGGCGCCTACGACAGTGTGCGTGGGGACATCAGCGGCGATGGCCTGGTCGATGCGACAGACCTCGGTCTGGATATTCCCCGCCTGGCCCCCTGGACCTACGGTGTCGGTGTCGTGCACGATCTGCAGCTGGGTAACCTCGGGGTGCTGACCTCGCGCATTAACTTCAATCATCGGGATGCCGCGCCGTATACCGATAACAATCGCGGTATGCTGTCCGAAGCCGACATGCTGGACCTGAGCTTTGGTTTCGTACCGGATTCCGGCAATTACCGCCTGGCGCTGTTTGGCAAGAACATGCTGGACGAGGTGACGGAAGGCAACAATACGCAGTTGCCCCCTACCTTGGGTGGTGCGGGTGCGAGCTTTACACCGCTTAATAAAGGCCGTGTTATGGGTGTGGAATTGACCTACGATCTGTAA
- a CDS encoding esterase/lipase family protein produces MKNNDNLSRRVLAFLQPLMVAACFLFFGTANAACRDSVVLVHGNTGEPADWANTYNELRSRGYGTGEIYRPSWGSKSCASCNNHDGAEETPVRNAIQSAIANSCTGKIDVIGHSMGVTLAAQQIIKLGEQARVDAFVGIAGAYRGLWSCGTYPYNVWNSTCGYYGLSVSSPFLDWLYGKSIAGRIYSIKSWSDQIVCVSGTCTVGGVHSSRIAGERATYTFGYGHFGLQEYTYSLQADLL; encoded by the coding sequence ATGAAGAATAACGATAACCTTTCCCGGCGGGTCCTCGCCTTCCTCCAGCCGTTAATGGTTGCGGCCTGCTTCCTGTTTTTCGGCACGGCCAATGCTGCCTGTCGTGACAGCGTGGTGCTGGTGCACGGCAATACCGGTGAGCCGGCAGACTGGGCTAATACCTACAACGAATTGCGTAGTCGAGGGTATGGTACTGGTGAGATTTATCGACCCAGCTGGGGATCCAAGTCCTGTGCTTCCTGTAACAATCACGATGGCGCAGAAGAGACCCCGGTACGCAACGCTATTCAGAGCGCCATTGCCAACTCCTGTACCGGCAAGATCGACGTGATTGGCCATTCCATGGGAGTGACACTGGCGGCGCAGCAGATTATCAAGCTGGGTGAGCAGGCGCGGGTGGATGCGTTTGTCGGAATAGCTGGGGCTTATCGCGGATTGTGGAGTTGCGGCACATACCCCTATAACGTGTGGAACAGCACTTGCGGCTATTATGGCCTGTCCGTGTCCAGTCCGTTCCTGGACTGGCTATACGGCAAGAGCATTGCCGGCCGTATATACAGTATCAAGAGTTGGTCGGATCAGATTGTCTGCGTCAGCGGCACCTGTACCGTAGGCGGCGTGCACTCCAGCCGCATTGCCGGAGAGCGTGCTACCTACACCTTTGGCTATGGCCATTTTGGCTTGCAGGAATACACCTACAGTCTTCAGGCAGACTTGTTGTAG
- a CDS encoding 5-guanidino-2-oxopentanoate decarboxylase: MQATDNHTKSPQTPRETHSPSCAQVLMHLLRQYGVDTVFGIPGVHTIELYRGLPGSGLTHITPRHEQGAAFMADGFARATGKPGVCFLITGPGVTNAATAMAQAYSDSIPMLVISAVNRREDLGMGRGRLHELPRQQDVSRGFCIWQHALTSAEQLPETLARAFQLMRGGRPGPVHIEIPIDLFPAPMPGQLDAYQAAPAPSLPGAGSEAVATATKWLTAAKSPVILLGGGAQHCARPATELAEKLAAPVFESLAAKGIVDEQHPLCGGANLSFDCVRERVEAADVVLAIATELSETDRNLVRENYRFSGKLIRVDIDPAQLVCNAQPDLAICADAGATLQALAAGVPDAGESRRQTAAAEVESLRHTCRSEWWPGSEGRFPWVLALRDALPKDGILVTDSTQLAYNTNHALPLHQPRSHITCTTGYGTLGFALPAAIGAALASPRPVIGLIGDGGIMFTLGELAAAVEQQLALPILVWNNSGYGEIRDFMDDAAVEQEGVNLRAPDFVALARSFGAEGCRIERPEQLCEAVAEAFKRKGPTVIEITAP, from the coding sequence ATGCAAGCGACTGACAATCACACAAAATCTCCACAGACCCCACGAGAAACCCATAGCCCCTCTTGTGCCCAGGTGCTGATGCACCTGCTCCGTCAATACGGCGTTGATACCGTATTCGGTATCCCCGGCGTCCACACCATTGAACTGTACCGGGGATTACCGGGCAGCGGCTTGACCCATATCACTCCGCGCCACGAACAGGGCGCGGCTTTTATGGCAGACGGCTTCGCGCGTGCAACGGGCAAACCGGGCGTGTGTTTTCTGATCACCGGCCCCGGGGTAACCAACGCTGCCACGGCTATGGCCCAGGCCTACTCCGATTCCATTCCCATGCTGGTCATCAGTGCCGTCAATCGCCGCGAGGACCTGGGTATGGGGCGCGGCCGGCTACACGAGCTGCCGCGCCAGCAGGATGTGAGCCGCGGCTTCTGCATCTGGCAACACGCGCTGACCAGTGCCGAACAATTGCCCGAGACACTCGCCCGCGCCTTCCAGCTCATGCGCGGTGGACGACCGGGGCCGGTACATATCGAAATTCCGATCGACCTGTTCCCCGCACCCATGCCGGGGCAGCTCGATGCATACCAGGCCGCACCCGCTCCCAGCCTTCCAGGCGCCGGGAGTGAGGCGGTTGCGACAGCGACCAAGTGGCTAACGGCCGCAAAAAGCCCGGTGATCCTGCTCGGCGGCGGCGCCCAGCACTGCGCCAGGCCCGCTACCGAGCTGGCAGAAAAACTGGCAGCGCCGGTGTTCGAATCCCTCGCCGCCAAAGGCATCGTTGACGAGCAACATCCTCTGTGTGGCGGCGCCAACCTGAGCTTTGACTGTGTGCGCGAACGCGTCGAAGCGGCGGATGTCGTGCTGGCGATTGCCACGGAACTCTCGGAAACCGACCGTAACCTGGTGCGCGAAAATTACCGCTTCAGCGGCAAACTGATCCGGGTCGACATCGACCCGGCACAACTGGTGTGCAATGCGCAGCCGGATCTTGCCATCTGCGCGGATGCCGGGGCGACCCTGCAGGCGCTCGCAGCCGGTGTGCCCGACGCGGGCGAATCCCGCCGCCAAACGGCCGCTGCCGAAGTGGAGTCCCTGCGACACACCTGTCGTAGTGAGTGGTGGCCCGGTTCGGAGGGACGCTTTCCCTGGGTGCTTGCACTGCGCGACGCCCTGCCCAAAGACGGCATTCTGGTAACCGACTCCACACAGCTGGCCTATAACACCAATCACGCGCTGCCATTACACCAGCCGCGCAGCCACATCACCTGTACCACCGGCTACGGCACCCTGGGCTTTGCCCTACCGGCAGCCATCGGTGCGGCCCTCGCCAGCCCGCGCCCGGTGATCGGACTGATCGGCGACGGCGGCATCATGTTCACCCTGGGTGAACTGGCTGCAGCCGTCGAGCAGCAGCTGGCATTGCCCATCTTGGTATGGAATAACAGCGGCTACGGTGAAATTCGCGATTTCATGGACGACGCCGCAGTGGAACAGGAGGGTGTGAACCTGCGCGCACCGGACTTCGTCGCACTGGCACGGTCCTTCGGCGCCGAAGGGTGTCGCATCGAGCGGCCGGAACAACTGTGCGAAGCGGTAGCGGAAGCCTTCAAACGCAAAGGCCCTACCGTGATCGAGATCACCGCACCGTAA
- the pdxH gene encoding pyridoxamine 5'-phosphate oxidase produces the protein MEIDQWRREYVQGGLQRSDLAESPVEQFEAWLGEVVKAGISDPSAMCLSTADASGQPSQRIVLLKGFDARGFVFYTNLKSQKAWDIAANPKVSLLFPWHFLDRQVIVRGVAEPLSDTEADEYFSSRPRDSQIAAWASHQSDAIVSRQVLEEGFETFRQKFDGQDVPRPEFWGGYRVEPHAVEFWQGRASRLHDRFVYRSMEGGDWQIERLSP, from the coding sequence ATGGAAATTGATCAGTGGCGAAGAGAGTATGTGCAGGGTGGGCTTCAGCGCAGTGATCTGGCAGAGAGTCCGGTTGAGCAGTTTGAGGCATGGCTTGGTGAAGTGGTAAAGGCCGGTATTTCCGACCCGAGCGCCATGTGCCTGAGCACCGCCGATGCCAGTGGTCAGCCCTCTCAGCGGATTGTTCTGTTAAAGGGCTTCGATGCGCGTGGGTTTGTTTTTTATACCAACCTGAAAAGCCAGAAAGCGTGGGACATTGCTGCCAACCCCAAAGTTTCTCTTTTATTCCCCTGGCATTTCCTTGATCGCCAGGTGATTGTCCGCGGCGTTGCAGAGCCGTTGAGTGACACCGAAGCGGATGAGTACTTCAGCAGTCGCCCGCGAGACAGCCAGATCGCGGCGTGGGCATCCCACCAGAGTGATGCGATTGTTTCTCGGCAAGTGCTGGAGGAGGGCTTCGAAACCTTCCGGCAGAAGTTCGACGGCCAGGATGTTCCCCGCCCGGAATTCTGGGGTGGCTACCGAGTGGAGCCTCACGCGGTAGAGTTCTGGCAGGGGCGGGCTTCCCGGCTGCACGATCGTTTTGTCTATCGCTCCATGGAAGGTGGGGACTGGCAGATCGAGCGCTTGAGTCCCTGA
- the kbl gene encoding glycine C-acetyltransferase has product MSKPEQFFQHLRDELKQIEADGLYKRERIITSQQSAEIQVNNDSQVLNFCANNYLGLANHPDLIQAAKDGLDQYGFGMASVRFICGTQDIHKALESRLSEFLQTEDTILYTSCFDANGGLFETLLGPDDAIISDALNHASIIDGVRLCKAKRFRYANNDLTDLEAQLQAADAAGAKTKLIATDGVFSMDGVIADLKGICDLADKYNALVMVDDSHAVGFLGQHGRGTHEYCDVVERVDIITGTLGKALGGASGGFTSGRKEIIDLLRQRSRPYLFSNSVAPAIVTASLKVLDMLVEGGELREQLQENSQYFRERMTEAGFTLAGADHAIIPVMIGDAALAQKMADRMLEKGIYVVGFFYPVVPKGQARIRTQMSAAHTREQLDRCIDAFIEVGKELEII; this is encoded by the coding sequence ATGTCCAAGCCCGAGCAATTTTTCCAGCACTTGCGCGATGAACTGAAGCAGATCGAAGCCGACGGTCTCTACAAGCGCGAGCGCATCATTACCTCGCAGCAGAGTGCCGAGATCCAGGTCAATAACGACAGCCAGGTACTCAACTTCTGCGCCAACAATTACCTCGGGCTCGCCAACCACCCCGACCTGATCCAGGCCGCCAAAGATGGCCTCGACCAGTACGGCTTCGGCATGGCCTCCGTGCGCTTTATTTGCGGCACCCAGGACATTCACAAAGCGCTGGAGTCTCGCCTGTCTGAATTTTTACAGACCGAAGACACCATCCTTTACACCTCCTGCTTCGACGCCAACGGCGGCCTGTTCGAAACACTGCTCGGCCCGGACGATGCCATCATCTCCGATGCCCTCAACCACGCCTCCATTATCGACGGCGTCCGCCTGTGTAAAGCCAAGCGCTTCCGCTACGCCAACAACGACCTGACCGATCTCGAAGCGCAGTTGCAGGCCGCCGACGCCGCCGGTGCGAAAACGAAACTGATCGCCACTGATGGCGTCTTCTCCATGGATGGCGTCATCGCCGACCTCAAGGGTATCTGCGACCTCGCGGATAAATACAACGCCCTGGTCATGGTGGACGACTCCCACGCCGTCGGCTTCCTCGGCCAGCACGGCCGCGGCACCCACGAATACTGCGATGTGGTCGAGCGCGTCGACATCATCACCGGCACCCTCGGCAAAGCCCTGGGCGGCGCCTCCGGTGGCTTCACCTCCGGCCGCAAGGAAATTATCGACCTGCTGCGCCAGCGCTCCCGCCCGTACCTGTTCTCCAACTCCGTAGCGCCGGCCATTGTCACCGCCTCCCTGAAGGTGCTGGACATGCTGGTAGAAGGCGGAGAGTTGCGGGAACAGCTACAGGAAAACTCCCAGTATTTCCGCGAGCGCATGACCGAAGCAGGCTTCACCCTCGCCGGTGCCGACCACGCCATCATTCCGGTGATGATCGGCGACGCGGCGCTGGCTCAGAAAATGGCGGACAGGATGCTGGAAAAAGGCATCTACGTGGTCGGCTTCTTCTACCCGGTGGTGCCCAAAGGCCAGGCCCGTATTCGCACCCAGATGTCTGCGGCACATACCCGCGAGCAGCTGGATCGCTGCATCGATGCCTTTATCGAAGTCGGCAAAGAACTCGAGATTATCTGA
- the tdh gene encoding L-threonine 3-dehydrogenase translates to MKALSKLKSEPGIWMTDVEIPEPGHNDLLIKIRKTAICGTDMHIYHWDEWSQKTIPVPMVVGHEYVGEVVGMGQEVAGFKVGDRVSGEGHITCGHCRNCRAGRRHLCRNTYGVGVDRQGAFAEYLVIPALNAFKIPDNISDELASIFDPFGNAVHTALSFDLVGEDVLITGAGPIGIMAAAVARHVGARHVVITDINEYRLNLAKKMGATRTVNVSREKLSDVMKDIGMTEGFDVGLEMSGVAVAFRDMLSAMNHGGKIAMLGIPPGEMAIDWSQVIFKGLILKGIYGREMFETWYKMASLIQSGLDLSPIITHQFSVDDFQTGFDTMGSGESGKVILNWQ, encoded by the coding sequence ATGAAAGCATTATCCAAGCTCAAGTCTGAACCCGGTATCTGGATGACCGATGTCGAGATTCCGGAACCCGGCCACAACGACCTGTTGATCAAGATCCGCAAGACCGCCATCTGCGGCACTGATATGCACATCTACCACTGGGACGAGTGGTCGCAGAAGACCATTCCGGTACCCATGGTTGTGGGCCACGAGTACGTGGGTGAAGTGGTCGGCATGGGTCAGGAAGTGGCCGGATTCAAGGTAGGCGATCGCGTTTCCGGTGAAGGCCATATCACCTGTGGCCACTGCCGCAACTGCCGCGCCGGTCGCCGTCACCTGTGCCGCAATACCTACGGCGTTGGCGTGGATCGCCAGGGTGCGTTTGCCGAGTACCTGGTGATCCCGGCGCTGAACGCGTTCAAGATTCCGGACAATATTTCCGATGAACTGGCCTCTATCTTTGACCCGTTCGGCAACGCGGTACACACTGCGCTGTCGTTCGACCTGGTGGGTGAAGATGTCCTGATCACCGGTGCCGGCCCCATCGGCATTATGGCCGCCGCCGTGGCACGCCACGTGGGGGCGCGCCACGTGGTCATTACCGACATCAATGAATACCGCCTGAACCTGGCGAAGAAAATGGGCGCGACCCGCACCGTAAATGTCAGCAGGGAAAAGCTGAGCGACGTCATGAAAGACATCGGCATGACCGAAGGTTTTGATGTCGGCCTGGAAATGTCCGGCGTTGCCGTGGCCTTCCGGGATATGCTCTCGGCCATGAACCATGGCGGCAAGATCGCAATGCTGGGGATACCCCCGGGTGAAATGGCGATTGACTGGAGCCAGGTCATCTTCAAGGGCCTGATCCTGAAAGGCATTTACGGTCGGGAAATGTTTGAAACCTGGTACAAGATGGCGAGCCTGATTCAATCCGGCCTCGATCTCTCCCCGATCATTACCCATCAGTTTTCCGTGGACGACTTCCAGACGGGTTTTGACACCATGGGTTCGGGTGAGTCCGGCAAAGTGATCCTCAACTGGCAGTAA
- a CDS encoding cation:proton antiporter codes for MEGVVTLVGQGLYMAFAAVVGLGIARVLHRDNTLGCLIAGVLAGMLLPVLNYDTGLRAENLHQLVFFVILPVLIFGSAWKIDPDVLLRWLGPVLLLATVGVLICALITAVLVYYGIHHPTGFPWVAAFLTAAILSATDPVSVVARLRRSGSANEELLTLVEGESLFNDAVAIVLFSFVLGIASHSVMEGSVATGEALTGIGGFTAYLGTVFFGGLAVGTICGLLTAIVILFLGSAGAALMVLVLAAFGSFYLAEHVVGVSGILSVMICAIVARACLREQQDTYLAHAAPTWEWLGLFFNALIFVIMGLVITFQMFTDQWLAIIVAIVAAIGARGLAVFMLAPLARFVGPPIPQSWRLVLSWGGLRGVIAVALVLSLPTELPYWWTVQSMVFGVVLFSLLVQGTTSTRLIRKLGI; via the coding sequence ATGGAGGGAGTGGTTACACTGGTCGGGCAGGGGCTCTACATGGCGTTTGCCGCTGTGGTGGGGTTGGGAATCGCGCGCGTACTCCACCGGGACAATACCCTAGGCTGTCTGATTGCCGGTGTGCTCGCGGGCATGCTGTTGCCAGTACTGAATTACGACACCGGCTTGAGGGCCGAAAACCTGCACCAGCTGGTGTTCTTTGTCATCTTACCCGTGCTGATTTTCGGGTCAGCGTGGAAAATTGATCCGGATGTTCTGCTGCGCTGGCTCGGTCCGGTACTGCTGTTGGCGACTGTGGGTGTGCTCATCTGCGCGCTGATTACCGCGGTACTGGTGTACTACGGTATTCATCATCCCACCGGCTTCCCGTGGGTTGCCGCTTTTCTCACTGCGGCTATTCTCTCCGCGACCGATCCTGTTTCTGTGGTGGCGCGCTTGCGCCGCAGCGGTAGTGCCAACGAGGAATTACTCACGCTGGTGGAAGGTGAGAGCCTGTTTAACGATGCCGTGGCGATTGTGCTGTTTTCCTTTGTGCTTGGTATTGCCAGCCACAGTGTCATGGAGGGTTCCGTTGCGACGGGCGAGGCGTTAACGGGTATTGGTGGGTTTACGGCGTACCTTGGCACGGTGTTTTTTGGCGGGCTGGCCGTGGGCACCATCTGCGGTTTACTGACAGCCATTGTGATTTTGTTTCTTGGTTCCGCCGGCGCCGCACTGATGGTGTTGGTGCTGGCAGCGTTTGGCAGTTTTTATCTGGCCGAGCACGTTGTTGGCGTATCCGGAATACTGTCGGTGATGATCTGTGCGATTGTGGCACGGGCCTGTCTGCGAGAGCAGCAGGATACGTATCTGGCGCATGCTGCCCCAACCTGGGAGTGGCTGGGGTTGTTCTTCAACGCGCTGATTTTCGTGATCATGGGACTGGTAATCACCTTCCAGATGTTCACCGATCAGTGGCTGGCGATCATCGTTGCGATTGTGGCTGCTATCGGTGCCAGGGGGTTGGCGGTGTTTATGCTGGCACCGTTGGCGCGTTTTGTTGGCCCTCCCATTCCTCAGAGCTGGCGCCTGGTGTTGAGCTGGGGAGGCCTGCGGGGCGTGATCGCGGTGGCATTGGTGCTGTCATTACCCACCGAACTGCCTTACTGGTGGACGGTGCAGTCGATGGTGTTCGGCGTTGTGTTGTTTTCCCTTTTGGTGCAGGGCACTACAAGTACACGGTTGATCCGTAAGTTGGGGATCTAA
- a CDS encoding aldehyde dehydrogenase family protein: MDLTQLKTKQLYINGEWRDSKGGSLHPVINPATEETLCEVIQGSMEDVDDAVAAAKAAFKEWRHTRAAKRQALMHAIADGMEARKQDLIDAVSQALGCPPHITEWLHIDGPIYSMRYYADRAALMEETEKAGHSVVMKEPVGVCGFITPWNYPLHQFVGKVAPALAAGCTMIQKPSEMTPLQDYVMAEIIDAAGLPAGVFNLVPGAGPIVGAALSSHVDIDMVSFTGSTRAGIEVAKSAAPTVKRVCQELGGKSPFIITPDADLEAAVRWGCEDVFINTGQTCTALTRMLVPAERYEEAVEIAKKVAEEVAIGTGSDDFMGPLSSARQRDIVLSYIDKGVAEGARLVAGGSEAPEGFSKGFYVKPTVFADVTNDMAIAREEIFGPVTCMIPYKDMDEAIAIANDSEYGLSSGVWAKDAEAAMPVVRRIEAGLCFVNGGEFNYDAPFGGMKRSGNGREFGAAGLDEFIELKSVQLPA; this comes from the coding sequence ATGGATTTAACACAACTCAAGACCAAGCAGCTGTACATCAACGGCGAATGGCGCGATTCCAAAGGGGGCAGCCTGCACCCGGTGATCAACCCCGCTACCGAAGAAACCCTGTGTGAAGTGATCCAGGGCAGCATGGAAGACGTGGACGACGCCGTTGCCGCCGCCAAAGCGGCGTTTAAAGAGTGGCGCCACACCCGCGCCGCCAAACGCCAGGCACTGATGCACGCCATCGCCGACGGCATGGAAGCGCGCAAGCAGGACCTGATTGATGCCGTGTCCCAGGCACTCGGCTGCCCCCCGCATATCACCGAATGGCTGCATATCGACGGCCCGATTTACTCCATGCGCTACTACGCCGACCGCGCGGCACTGATGGAAGAAACCGAAAAAGCCGGCCATTCCGTCGTGATGAAAGAGCCGGTGGGCGTGTGCGGCTTTATCACCCCCTGGAACTACCCCCTGCACCAGTTCGTGGGCAAAGTGGCCCCCGCACTCGCCGCTGGTTGCACCATGATCCAAAAGCCCTCCGAGATGACCCCGCTGCAGGATTACGTGATGGCGGAAATCATCGACGCCGCCGGCCTGCCCGCCGGTGTATTCAACCTGGTGCCGGGCGCAGGCCCAATTGTGGGCGCCGCGCTGTCCAGCCACGTGGACATCGACATGGTCTCCTTCACCGGTTCTACCCGCGCCGGCATCGAAGTCGCCAAATCCGCCGCGCCCACGGTCAAGCGTGTGTGCCAGGAACTGGGTGGCAAATCCCCGTTCATCATCACCCCGGATGCGGATCTCGAAGCCGCGGTACGCTGGGGCTGTGAGGATGTGTTCATCAACACCGGACAAACCTGTACCGCGCTGACCCGCATGCTGGTACCAGCTGAGCGCTACGAAGAAGCCGTGGAAATCGCGAAGAAAGTCGCCGAAGAAGTCGCCATCGGCACCGGCAGCGACGACTTCATGGGCCCCCTCTCCTCCGCCCGCCAGCGCGACATCGTGCTCAGCTACATCGATAAAGGCGTCGCCGAAGGCGCGCGCCTGGTTGCCGGCGGCAGCGAAGCGCCCGAGGGCTTCAGCAAAGGCTTCTACGTCAAGCCCACCGTCTTCGCCGACGTCACCAATGACATGGCCATCGCCCGCGAAGAAATCTTCGGCCCCGTCACCTGTATGATTCCGTACAAGGACATGGACGAAGCCATCGCCATCGCCAACGACAGCGAATACGGCCTGTCCAGCGGTGTCTGGGCCAAGGATGCCGAGGCTGCCATGCCTGTGGTGCGCCGCATCGAAGCCGGGCTCTGCTTCGTCAACGGCGGTGAGTTCAATTACGACGCGCCTTTCGGCGGCATGAAGCGTTCTGGCAATGGCCGCGAATTTGGTGCAGCCGGCCTCGACGAGTTTATTGAACTGAAATCCGTACAACTTCCCGCATAA